One Luteibacter aegosomaticola genomic window carries:
- a CDS encoding symmetrical bis(5'-nucleosyl)-tetraphosphatase, whose protein sequence is MAVYAIGDVQGCYPELQRLLEKIRFDPAADQLWFCGDLVNRGGESLATLRLIHSLRDQSVITLGNHDLSLLAIGQRREDAQQRVNPELREVLFADDAPVLLEWLRMQKLLHHDEALGWTMIHAGLAPIWTLRQAQRAALEVERELGGPRHQRILKNLFGNRPAAWNNRLQGVERHRATINTLTRMRYCDVNGRIDFEGKDRPGTQKPGMYPWFEVPGMRKRETKIVCGHWSALGRFAGLGVYAIDTGCVWGGQLTAMRIDQEEPQYITVQAESYRQKPKGGGD, encoded by the coding sequence ATGGCCGTCTACGCGATCGGCGACGTCCAGGGTTGCTACCCCGAACTCCAGCGCCTGCTCGAAAAGATCCGTTTCGATCCGGCGGCCGACCAGTTGTGGTTCTGTGGCGACCTGGTGAACCGTGGCGGCGAATCGCTCGCCACGCTGCGGCTCATCCACTCGCTGCGCGACCAGAGCGTCATCACGCTGGGTAACCACGATCTCTCGCTGCTGGCGATCGGCCAGCGCCGCGAAGATGCCCAGCAGCGCGTGAATCCCGAACTGCGCGAAGTACTGTTCGCCGACGATGCGCCCGTGCTGCTCGAATGGCTGCGCATGCAGAAGCTGCTGCACCACGACGAGGCGCTGGGCTGGACCATGATCCACGCCGGCCTCGCGCCGATCTGGACGTTGCGCCAGGCGCAACGTGCGGCGCTGGAAGTGGAACGCGAACTGGGTGGCCCCCGCCACCAGCGCATCCTGAAGAATCTCTTTGGCAACCGCCCGGCGGCGTGGAATAACCGCTTGCAGGGCGTGGAGCGGCATCGCGCCACGATCAACACGCTCACCCGCATGCGCTACTGCGATGTGAATGGCCGGATCGATTTCGAAGGCAAGGATCGTCCTGGCACGCAGAAGCCGGGCATGTACCCGTGGTTCGAAGTACCAGGCATGCGAAAGCGCGAGACGAAAATCGTGTGCGGGCATTGGTCGGCGCTAGGCCGCTTCGCCGGCCTCGGCGTCTACGCGATCGACACGGGTTGCGTGTGGGGTGGCCAGCTCACGGCCATGCGCATCGACCAGGAAGAACCGCAGTACATCACCGTGCAGGCCGAATCCTACCGCCAGAAACCGAAGGGCGGCGGCGACTGA
- a CDS encoding cob(I)yrinic acid a,c-diamide adenosyltransferase, with amino-acid sequence MGNRLSKIYTRTGDDGSTGLGDGSRTGKDSLRVAAYGTVDELNSTLGMVIACEGVGDDIREVLVQVQHELFDLGGELCIPGMAMVQGKDIDHLEEVLDGFNADLPALKDFILPGGGMAASTCHLARTVCRRAEREVVALGREEAVRPEAQRYLNRLSDLLFVLARVLARRSGHGEVLWQHERRPRG; translated from the coding sequence ATGGGTAACCGACTCTCCAAGATCTACACACGTACCGGTGACGATGGCAGCACCGGCCTGGGCGATGGCAGCCGCACCGGCAAGGATTCCCTGCGGGTCGCGGCCTATGGCACCGTCGATGAGCTGAACAGCACGCTCGGCATGGTCATCGCCTGCGAAGGCGTCGGTGACGACATCCGCGAGGTGCTTGTCCAGGTACAGCACGAGCTGTTCGACCTCGGCGGCGAACTCTGCATCCCTGGCATGGCCATGGTGCAGGGCAAGGATATCGACCACCTGGAAGAGGTGCTGGATGGTTTCAACGCCGACCTGCCTGCCCTGAAGGATTTCATCCTGCCGGGAGGCGGCATGGCCGCGTCCACCTGCCACCTCGCGCGCACGGTGTGCCGCCGGGCCGAGCGCGAAGTCGTGGCTCTCGGCCGCGAGGAAGCCGTGCGCCCCGAGGCGCAGCGTTACCTGAACAGGCTTTCGGACTTGTTGTTCGTCCTGGCGCGCGTGCTCGCCCGGCGCAGTGGCCACGGCGAAGTACTGTGGCAGCACGAGCGCCGTCCGCGCGGCTGA
- the pdxA gene encoding 4-hydroxythreonine-4-phosphate dehydrogenase PdxA, giving the protein MNATTLPRLAVTAGEPAGVGPELLARLAASDLAADLIAITDRGLLEQAARTCGLTLHIADDDGQPITHRSAGHVRLRHVPLGAPVRFGQPDPANAHHVLSMLSLAADGCLDGRFDAVVTGPVQKASINEAGVAFSGHTEFFAERAGAEVVMMLASPELRVTLATTHLPLAAVPAAITPELLERTLRIVHGALRTGFGLAEPRIAVLGLNPHAGEGGHMGREELDTIIPLLERLRVGGMDLIGPLPADTAFVPAMRPRYDAVLAMYHDQALPVLKSEAFDRTVNVTLGLPFIRTSVDHGTALDLAGTGRADPASLFAATRLAMELARSRAAV; this is encoded by the coding sequence ATGAACGCGACCACCCTGCCCAGGCTCGCCGTCACCGCCGGTGAGCCTGCCGGGGTCGGTCCGGAACTCCTCGCCCGTCTGGCGGCCAGCGATCTGGCCGCCGATCTTATCGCCATCACCGATCGCGGCCTGCTCGAGCAGGCGGCGCGCACCTGCGGCCTCACGCTGCACATCGCTGATGATGATGGCCAGCCGATCACCCACCGCTCCGCCGGCCACGTGCGTCTTCGCCACGTCCCGCTCGGCGCCCCGGTACGTTTCGGCCAGCCCGACCCGGCCAACGCCCACCACGTGCTCAGCATGCTCAGCCTGGCGGCCGACGGCTGCCTCGATGGCCGCTTCGATGCCGTCGTCACCGGCCCGGTGCAGAAGGCCAGCATCAACGAAGCCGGCGTGGCCTTCAGCGGCCACACCGAGTTTTTCGCCGAACGCGCAGGGGCCGAGGTGGTCATGATGCTCGCCAGCCCCGAGTTGCGGGTCACGCTGGCCACGACCCACCTGCCGCTCGCCGCCGTACCCGCCGCGATCACCCCTGAGCTGCTCGAGCGCACGCTGCGCATCGTCCACGGGGCCCTGCGCACGGGATTCGGTCTGGCCGAGCCGCGCATCGCCGTGCTGGGACTCAATCCCCACGCCGGAGAAGGCGGGCATATGGGCCGCGAGGAACTCGATACGATCATCCCCCTGCTTGAGCGCCTGCGCGTCGGCGGCATGGACCTGATCGGCCCGCTCCCCGCGGATACGGCCTTCGTGCCGGCCATGCGCCCGCGCTATGACGCGGTGCTGGCCATGTACCACGACCAGGCCCTGCCCGTGCTCAAAAGCGAAGCGTTCGACCGCACCGTCAACGTGACCCTGGGCCTGCCCTTTATCCGCACGTCCGTCGACCACGGCACCGCGCTCGACCTGGCCGGCACTGGCCGCGCCGATCCCGCCAGCCTGTTCGCCGCCACCCGCCTCGCCATGGAACTAGCCCGCTCGCGGGCCGCCGTATGA
- a CDS encoding peptidylprolyl isomerase: MKQILVYSVLAAALLAAVPSAHAQMLPQAQPAGGGASGIACPQALDCIVAVVEEDTILKSELDAAIQAVTKQYAQNPGQLPPPNILARQVLDRLILMKLQVQKANDQNIHVTDQDIDQAVANVAQQNKMSTDQLQGAVTQDGMTWAGFRQQISDQLLTQKLHESVVRDQVTVTDAEVNNLLASPTYKAGEVHLAHIQISTPAEGGAADIAQAQAKAEKAIADIKAGKDFNAAAIQYSDAPDALDGGDLGWRRLDEVPPAFADAVSSLKPGESTPALRGPTGFHILKLVETRQPGRQVVTEYHARQILIKPSEIVTPEQAEKKAQDIYTQLTEKKGDFTKLAKDDSKDNTTANAGGDMGWFQKDAWGQAISTQLDGLKDNEVSKPFQTDAGWIVMQLLGTRQSDVTDESQRNQARQAIGNRKADQAYEDFLRQSRSEAYVDIRVPELKDPDDKQASAPTPASN, translated from the coding sequence ATGAAGCAGATCCTCGTTTACTCCGTGCTCGCCGCCGCCCTGCTGGCGGCCGTGCCCTCCGCCCACGCCCAGATGCTGCCGCAGGCCCAGCCGGCTGGCGGTGGCGCCAGCGGCATCGCGTGCCCGCAAGCCCTCGATTGCATCGTGGCCGTGGTGGAAGAAGACACGATCCTGAAGAGCGAGCTCGATGCCGCCATCCAGGCGGTGACCAAGCAGTACGCCCAGAACCCGGGCCAGCTGCCGCCGCCCAACATCCTGGCCCGCCAGGTGCTGGATCGCCTCATCCTGATGAAGCTCCAGGTCCAGAAGGCCAACGACCAGAATATCCACGTCACCGACCAGGATATCGACCAGGCCGTGGCTAACGTGGCCCAGCAGAACAAGATGTCGACGGACCAGCTGCAGGGCGCGGTCACCCAGGACGGCATGACCTGGGCGGGCTTCCGCCAGCAGATCTCCGACCAGTTGCTGACCCAGAAACTGCACGAGAGCGTCGTCCGCGACCAGGTCACGGTCACCGACGCCGAAGTGAACAACCTGCTCGCCAGCCCCACCTACAAGGCCGGCGAGGTGCACCTGGCGCACATCCAGATCAGCACCCCCGCCGAAGGTGGCGCCGCCGACATCGCCCAGGCCCAGGCCAAGGCCGAGAAGGCCATCGCCGACATCAAGGCAGGCAAGGATTTCAACGCCGCAGCCATCCAGTACTCGGACGCGCCGGACGCGCTCGACGGTGGCGACCTGGGCTGGCGCCGTCTCGACGAAGTGCCGCCGGCCTTCGCTGATGCGGTGTCTTCGCTCAAGCCGGGCGAATCCACGCCCGCCCTGCGCGGCCCCACCGGTTTCCATATCCTGAAGCTGGTCGAAACCCGCCAGCCGGGCCGCCAGGTGGTCACTGAGTACCACGCCCGCCAGATCCTCATTAAGCCCTCCGAAATCGTGACCCCGGAGCAGGCTGAGAAGAAGGCTCAGGACATCTACACCCAGCTCACTGAAAAGAAGGGCGACTTCACCAAGCTGGCGAAGGACGACTCCAAGGACAACACCACGGCCAACGCCGGTGGTGACATGGGCTGGTTCCAGAAGGATGCCTGGGGCCAGGCCATCTCGACCCAGCTCGATGGCCTGAAGGACAACGAGGTCTCCAAGCCGTTCCAGACCGATGCCGGCTGGATCGTCATGCAGCTCCTCGGCACCCGCCAGAGCGACGTCACCGACGAATCGCAGCGTAACCAGGCCCGCCAGGCCATCGGTAACCGCAAGGCGGATCAGGCCTACGAGGATTTCCTGAGGCAGTCGCGCTCCGAGGCGTACGTGGACATCCGCGTGCCCGAGCTGAAGGATCCGGACGACAAGCAGGCTTCGGCCCCGACGCCCGCCTCCAACTAA
- the ubiH gene encoding 2-octaprenyl-6-methoxyphenyl hydroxylase, whose protein sequence is MRRMSPASPILIVGGGLVGASLAIALDTAGIPALLVEAAAPRVADQPSYDERNLALARATVNGLASIGVWDLARARATAITHIHTSRAGDFGSVRMDAASEGVDALGWTLPARELGEALLRRLDSCKRLRRMAPARVERIDAVEGGWLATITGPEGTTQVTTPLLVGADGTTSGIRMQLGLGTREHDYEQALFVSTMTPEHDPRGRAFERFTNDGPVAVLPLAERRIGLVLTVAADQADAVAVMDDVAFAALAQARFGYRLGRLSRPGKRVPYPIRRVAAEALTGPRAVLVGNAAQTVHPIGAQGFNLGLRDALTLAELVAAGGEPGDPALLAEYVRRRAPDREGTMAMSHGLVRLACLDQPFLGPLRSLAMLALDRIPPLRHALSRRGMGFRANAPFAVREKTP, encoded by the coding sequence ATGCGCCGCATGAGCCCTGCATCCCCCATCCTTATCGTCGGCGGCGGCCTGGTTGGCGCCAGCCTGGCTATCGCGCTGGATACCGCTGGTATCCCGGCCCTGCTCGTGGAAGCCGCCGCGCCGCGCGTCGCCGACCAGCCGAGCTACGACGAACGCAACCTGGCCCTCGCCCGTGCCACGGTGAACGGCCTGGCCTCGATCGGCGTCTGGGACCTGGCCCGCGCGCGGGCCACCGCCATCACCCATATCCATACGAGCCGCGCTGGGGATTTCGGCAGCGTTCGCATGGATGCCGCCAGCGAGGGCGTGGATGCGCTGGGCTGGACCCTGCCGGCCCGGGAGCTGGGCGAGGCCCTGCTGCGCCGTCTGGACAGCTGCAAGCGCCTCCGCCGGATGGCGCCCGCCCGCGTGGAACGCATCGACGCCGTCGAGGGTGGCTGGCTCGCCACCATCACCGGCCCTGAGGGCACTACCCAGGTGACGACCCCGTTGCTCGTGGGCGCCGATGGCACCACCTCGGGTATTCGCATGCAACTGGGTCTCGGCACCCGCGAGCACGATTACGAACAGGCCCTGTTCGTCAGCACGATGACCCCGGAGCACGATCCCAGGGGGCGTGCCTTCGAGCGCTTCACGAATGACGGCCCCGTGGCCGTTCTGCCGCTGGCGGAACGCCGGATCGGCCTCGTGCTGACCGTCGCCGCGGACCAGGCCGATGCGGTGGCCGTCATGGATGACGTGGCTTTCGCCGCCTTGGCCCAGGCCCGCTTTGGCTATCGGCTGGGCCGGCTGAGCCGCCCGGGCAAACGCGTGCCTTACCCGATCCGCCGTGTGGCGGCCGAGGCGCTGACAGGGCCGCGTGCGGTTCTGGTCGGCAACGCGGCCCAGACCGTGCATCCCATCGGCGCGCAGGGCTTCAACCTGGGCCTGCGCGATGCGCTGACGCTCGCCGAACTCGTGGCGGCGGGCGGCGAACCGGGCGATCCGGCGCTGCTGGCGGAATACGTGCGCCGACGCGCGCCTGATCGCGAAGGCACCATGGCGATGAGCCACGGCCTCGTCCGGCTCGCCTGCCTCGACCAGCCGTTCCTTGGGCCGTTGCGTTCGCTGGCCATGCTGGCGCTGGACCGGATCCCGCCCCTGCGCCACGCGCTGAGCCGCCGTGGCATGGGCTTCCGCGCCAACGCGCCCTTTGCCGTGCGGGAGAAAACGCCGTGA
- the rsmA gene encoding 16S rRNA (adenine(1518)-N(6)/adenine(1519)-N(6))-dimethyltransferase RsmA: MNARPKKSFGQHFLHEKRYIERIVSSIAPKDGDTVVEIGPGEGAMTLPLLAVAKKMTAIELDTDLIPGLQERAAPIGDLRIVHSDVLKVDFSALAKELGAERLRIAGNLPYYISSPILFHCVEHAAAIQDMHFMLQKEVVDRMAAEPGSKVYGRLSVMLQLACKVTPLFVVPPGAFRPPPKVDSAVVRMVPLPPEQLPKGDPAKIHAVVKAAFAMRRKTLSNTLKGLVDEATIRDLGIDPRARAETLAPSDFVKLANAT, translated from the coding sequence ATGAACGCACGCCCCAAGAAAAGCTTCGGCCAGCACTTCCTCCACGAGAAGCGCTACATCGAGCGCATCGTTTCCTCCATCGCGCCGAAGGATGGCGATACGGTCGTCGAGATCGGCCCCGGCGAAGGTGCGATGACACTCCCGCTGCTCGCCGTGGCGAAGAAGATGACCGCGATCGAGCTGGATACCGATCTCATCCCCGGCCTGCAGGAACGCGCGGCGCCCATCGGCGACCTGCGCATCGTGCATTCCGACGTGCTGAAGGTGGATTTCAGCGCGCTGGCGAAGGAGCTGGGCGCCGAGCGCCTGCGTATCGCCGGCAACCTGCCGTATTACATCTCCAGCCCCATCCTGTTCCACTGCGTGGAACACGCTGCCGCCATCCAGGACATGCACTTCATGCTCCAGAAGGAGGTCGTCGACCGCATGGCCGCCGAACCCGGCAGCAAGGTCTACGGCCGGCTCAGCGTCATGTTGCAGCTGGCCTGCAAGGTGACGCCGCTGTTCGTGGTGCCCCCGGGCGCCTTCCGCCCACCGCCGAAGGTGGATTCCGCGGTGGTCCGCATGGTGCCGCTGCCGCCCGAACAGTTGCCGAAGGGCGACCCGGCAAAGATCCACGCCGTCGTGAAGGCCGCGTTCGCCATGCGCCGCAAGACCTTGTCGAATACGCTGAAAGGCCTGGTCGATGAAGCCACCATCCGCGATCTCGGCATCGATCCCCGGGCCCGCGCGGAGACGCTCGCGCCCAGCGATTTCGTGAAGCTCGCGAACGCGACCTGA
- a CDS encoding LPS-assembly protein LptD, whose product MTPRISILPKRRLLATAVALIVSGTAWQATAQTVVTTATAPAPATKSSREASEVVTCPLGSFICAPRPVSYAMCSPNAMLDFYDPTITKDTTLRATAVTDTVSNINGTEGVKVESPEPNQYHMTGGVRLQRADQVLQAEDVTYNADSTAYDATGNVRYQEAGMLLRADRMTGTTTPNQGDADHVTYQLLQSRGNGVADHAKMTDPMHGRMRLATYSTCDVGKHQWEFRAKTVDLNKDTGVGTAHYGTMRFKGVPFMYLPYFTFPLDDRRKSGFLYPTFGSSSHSGEYLSLPYYLNLAPNYDATVTPTYYASRGAMLGVEFRYLTPRSNGTFDVNYLANDKGTDTDFSTNGDRGDAKQRYLAKIVNTTNLGDGFMLMANINRASDNEYFRDFGNDLYSSSVGILSSGVYVTKGTRYWSAAIGVDAYQNVDPGLPNYVEPYKRWPRATFSAEVPLNSWLDVGVDTEAVAFRKANPAPGQIDGNRLDLAPYVAGDFGGSAWFVRPRLEYRYTGYQLQNADDKAAYPDRTPSRSLPIASLDSGLIFDRSTHMFGSDYTQTLEPRVYYLYVPYRNQKDLPNFDSNEMSFDFWQLFTTNRFAGADRQMDANNVSAALTSRLLDDNGVERVSASIGQIRYLTNQKVQFYSTQDPTNFNGSNYVAQLAVQLNDKWRVNASYQWDPNNKDRVYPNPDTGQYGLQGHESDLATVQFQRRIKGDGVFNFSYRYRRNVMEQFDTSVVYPVSERWRALARWVFARRDIVPVTTDGVTFTSFAFSHRTLEATAGVEYDSCCVAFRILGRHYVQDYTRRTNNAIMFELEFKGLGSLNPQSGEYLRRAILGYQ is encoded by the coding sequence GTGACGCCCCGCATCAGCATCCTGCCTAAACGCCGCCTGCTGGCGACAGCCGTCGCCCTCATCGTATCCGGCACCGCCTGGCAAGCCACGGCGCAGACCGTGGTCACGACGGCGACCGCTCCCGCGCCGGCCACCAAGAGCAGCCGCGAGGCCAGCGAAGTCGTCACCTGCCCGCTCGGTTCGTTCATCTGCGCACCGCGCCCGGTGAGCTACGCGATGTGCAGCCCGAACGCCATGCTGGACTTCTACGATCCGACGATCACGAAGGACACCACGCTGCGCGCCACGGCCGTGACCGACACGGTCTCGAACATCAACGGCACCGAGGGCGTGAAGGTCGAGAGCCCGGAGCCGAACCAGTACCACATGACTGGCGGCGTGCGCCTGCAGCGCGCCGACCAGGTGCTCCAGGCCGAGGACGTCACCTATAACGCCGATTCCACGGCCTACGACGCCACCGGCAACGTGCGCTACCAGGAAGCCGGCATGCTCCTGCGCGCCGATCGCATGACCGGCACCACCACGCCGAACCAGGGCGATGCCGACCACGTCACCTACCAGCTGCTGCAATCGCGCGGCAATGGCGTGGCCGACCACGCGAAGATGACCGATCCCATGCACGGCCGCATGCGCCTCGCCACGTACTCCACGTGCGACGTGGGCAAGCACCAGTGGGAGTTCCGCGCCAAGACGGTGGACCTGAACAAGGACACCGGCGTGGGTACGGCCCATTACGGCACCATGCGCTTCAAGGGCGTGCCGTTCATGTACCTGCCGTATTTCACGTTCCCGCTGGATGACCGGCGCAAGAGCGGCTTCCTGTACCCGACGTTTGGCTCGTCGAGCCATTCGGGCGAATACCTCTCGCTGCCGTATTACCTGAACCTCGCGCCCAACTACGACGCGACGGTCACCCCGACGTATTACGCGTCGCGGGGAGCCATGCTCGGCGTTGAGTTCCGTTATCTCACGCCCCGATCAAACGGTACGTTCGACGTGAACTACCTGGCGAACGACAAGGGCACGGATACCGACTTCTCTACCAATGGTGACCGTGGCGATGCAAAGCAGCGCTACCTCGCCAAGATCGTGAATACGACCAATCTTGGTGATGGCTTCATGCTCATGGCCAACATCAATCGCGCGTCCGATAACGAGTACTTCCGCGATTTCGGCAACGACCTGTACAGCTCGTCGGTCGGGATCCTGAGCTCCGGCGTCTACGTGACGAAGGGCACCAGGTACTGGAGCGCGGCGATCGGCGTCGATGCTTACCAGAACGTCGATCCTGGCCTGCCCAATTACGTCGAGCCCTATAAGCGCTGGCCGCGGGCCACGTTCAGCGCCGAAGTCCCGCTGAATTCGTGGCTCGACGTGGGCGTGGATACCGAGGCTGTCGCGTTCCGCAAGGCGAACCCGGCGCCAGGGCAGATCGATGGCAACCGCCTTGATCTCGCGCCTTACGTCGCCGGTGATTTCGGCGGCTCGGCTTGGTTTGTCCGTCCGCGTCTGGAGTACCGCTACACCGGCTACCAGTTGCAGAACGCCGACGACAAGGCGGCCTACCCGGATCGCACGCCGTCGCGCTCGCTACCCATCGCCAGCCTGGATTCGGGGCTGATTTTCGACCGTAGTACTCACATGTTTGGCTCGGACTACACGCAGACCCTGGAGCCGCGGGTCTATTACCTGTACGTGCCGTACCGCAATCAGAAAGACCTGCCCAATTTCGACAGCAACGAAATGTCGTTCGATTTCTGGCAGCTGTTCACGACCAACCGGTTCGCCGGCGCTGATCGCCAGATGGATGCGAACAACGTATCGGCCGCACTGACCTCACGCCTTCTCGATGACAACGGCGTGGAGCGTGTGTCGGCAAGCATCGGCCAGATCCGCTACCTGACCAACCAGAAGGTCCAGTTCTATTCGACCCAGGATCCGACCAACTTCAACGGTTCCAACTACGTCGCGCAGCTTGCCGTACAGCTCAACGACAAGTGGCGGGTCAACGCCTCGTACCAGTGGGATCCGAATAACAAGGACCGCGTTTATCCGAACCCGGACACCGGCCAGTATGGCCTCCAGGGCCACGAATCCGACCTGGCCACGGTCCAGTTCCAGCGCCGGATCAAGGGTGACGGCGTGTTCAACTTCTCGTACCGCTACCGCCGGAACGTGATGGAACAATTCGATACGTCCGTGGTCTACCCGGTGTCGGAGCGCTGGCGTGCCCTGGCGCGCTGGGTCTTCGCCCGTCGCGACATCGTGCCCGTGACCACCGATGGCGTCACGTTTACCTCGTTCGCGTTCTCGCACCGGACCCTGGAAGCCACCGCTGGCGTCGAATACGACAGCTGCTGCGTGGCCTTCCGCATCCTTGGCCGCCACTACGTCCAGGATTACACCCGCCGGACGAACAACGCGATCATGTTTGAGTTGGAATTCAAGGGGCTGGGCTCGCTGAACCCTCAGTCGGGCGAGTACCTGCGCCGTGCTATCCTTGGCTATCAATAA
- the apaG gene encoding Co2+/Mg2+ efflux protein ApaG, producing MNSKTPYTIDVEVETRFVPDQSQPGDNRYVFAYTITLRNAGATGAQLLGRHWVITDANGKVEEVRGDGVVGEQPWMRPGDTYEYTSGAVLETAVGTMAGSYRMVADDGTHFDTPIPAFVLSIPRTLH from the coding sequence ATGAACTCGAAAACCCCCTACACGATCGACGTGGAGGTCGAAACCCGCTTCGTTCCCGACCAGTCGCAACCCGGTGATAACCGCTACGTGTTCGCCTACACGATCACGCTGCGCAACGCGGGCGCGACGGGCGCGCAGCTGCTTGGCCGCCATTGGGTCATCACCGATGCGAACGGCAAGGTCGAGGAAGTGCGCGGCGATGGCGTGGTGGGTGAGCAGCCATGGATGCGTCCGGGCGATACGTACGAATACACCTCGGGCGCGGTGCTGGAGACCGCGGTGGGCACCATGGCCGGTTCGTACCGCATGGTGGCCGATGACGGCACCCACTTCGATACGCCGATCCCGGCGTTCGTTCTCTCCATCCCGCGCACGCTGCACTAG